A section of the Deltaproteobacteria bacterium genome encodes:
- a CDS encoding helix-turn-helix domain-containing protein: MKKQSKTKSWLDEKLKDPKFKKGFENEFEKLSIGEQLVRLRLKADMTQAQVAKRIGTTASAISRYENAEYDRYEIQTLRKIVEACGGHLKLVMEGPDDKGRVA, encoded by the coding sequence ATGAAGAAACAATCGAAAACTAAAAGCTGGCTCGATGAGAAGCTCAAAGATCCTAAGTTTAAAAAGGGATTCGAAAACGAATTCGAGAAGCTCTCGATTGGTGAACAGCTTGTTCGGCTTCGCCTGAAGGCTGACATGACCCAAGCTCAAGTTGCGAAACGCATTGGAACCACGGCGTCAGCGATCAGTCGTTATGAAAATGCTGAGTACGATCGTTATGAAATTCAAACTTTACGGAAGATAGTCGAAGCTTGCGGTGGTCATTTGAAACTTGTGATGGAAGGTCCGGATGATAAGGGGCGAGTGGCCTGA
- a CDS encoding tyrosine-type recombinase/integrase: MTITKKMIDGKLAFEVFIKVRDKSGKQVASRKRFSSEREAKKAELEMKMNLEGHKTNVTWKAWVEHILERYRVEYRHSTFHNYKHCLNKWFNPVWDEKFLSEIKPSDVHHAIFEGCKETSSYTQRGLLKIVKRVFNLAIEEGVIVRNPAVGIRVRCADANQGVLNRNEVEILLIEARKAEHRFFPHWAFALLTGMRSGELYSLRWSDVDLVTGKISISKAWTKLNGEGATKTAKSRICPISKECRRFLGELKTDFSKDSEFVLPRLWEWDQGDQAKVLKSFCLEIGITPVKFHDLRATFITQMLNNGVPLSKVMAIVGHSSLKTTQGYLRLSGKDIEGATEELNIQVPDVAAKSDNVVQLRRKS; this comes from the coding sequence ATGACAATTACGAAAAAGATGATCGACGGAAAACTTGCGTTCGAAGTCTTCATTAAAGTTAGAGACAAATCCGGGAAACAGGTTGCGAGCCGAAAAAGATTTTCATCCGAGCGTGAAGCTAAAAAAGCCGAGCTCGAGATGAAAATGAATCTTGAGGGTCACAAAACAAACGTGACATGGAAGGCTTGGGTCGAACATATCCTTGAAAGATATCGAGTCGAGTATCGCCATTCGACATTTCACAACTACAAACATTGTTTGAACAAGTGGTTCAACCCGGTTTGGGATGAGAAGTTTTTGAGTGAGATCAAGCCAAGCGATGTGCACCATGCGATCTTCGAAGGCTGCAAAGAAACTTCCAGCTACACGCAGCGAGGATTACTAAAGATCGTGAAACGCGTTTTCAATCTCGCGATTGAAGAGGGCGTGATCGTAAGGAATCCCGCCGTCGGAATTCGAGTTCGCTGCGCCGACGCCAATCAAGGAGTCCTCAACCGAAACGAGGTTGAGATCCTATTGATCGAGGCGCGCAAAGCCGAGCACCGATTCTTTCCGCACTGGGCTTTTGCACTCCTCACGGGAATGCGGTCCGGTGAGCTTTACAGTCTACGGTGGTCTGATGTTGATCTCGTCACCGGCAAGATCAGCATCAGCAAAGCGTGGACGAAGCTTAACGGCGAAGGAGCGACCAAGACCGCGAAGTCCCGGATTTGTCCGATCTCAAAAGAATGCCGACGGTTTCTAGGCGAGCTGAAAACAGACTTTAGCAAGGACTCCGAGTTCGTACTTCCACGCCTGTGGGAGTGGGACCAAGGAGACCAAGCCAAGGTCCTTAAAAGTTTCTGCCTCGAAATCGGCATTACACCAGTCAAATTTCACGACCTTCGAGCGACGTTTATTACGCAGATGCTCAACAACGGCGTTCCGCTATCTAAAGTGATGGCGATCGTCGGTCACTCTTCCCTCAAGACAACACAAGGCTATTTACGGCTGTCAGGGAAAGACATCGAAGGAGCAACAGAGGAGCTCAACATCCAGGTACCGGATGTCGCTGCGAAATCAGACAACGTCGTGCAGTTGCGTCGAAAGAGCTAG
- a CDS encoding helix-turn-helix transcriptional regulator produces the protein MAKLLLAEMLKKKGLSKRQFAKKLAKEYPTVFRYFREGYDPKLSSLENWAKVLGCRVRDLYEE, from the coding sequence ATGGCAAAATTGTTGTTGGCTGAAATGCTTAAGAAGAAGGGACTGTCGAAACGACAGTTCGCAAAGAAGTTGGCGAAAGAGTACCCAACGGTGTTCCGCTATTTCCGTGAAGGGTATGATCCGAAACTTTCGAGCCTTGAAAATTGGGCAAAAGTATTGGGCTGTCGCGTAAGAGATTTGTATGAAGAGTAG
- a CDS encoding GNAT family N-acetyltransferase: MPSMADPIVVLQKLQQALDDGMPVDSTDLDWKSYLTFHDEQPSGSRFSYAKVVDREAQALSIFGVEKPVDGLECFSVGYAVSEKCRGRGLSVEAVDRGLVDLKKKFGDKMSSFYLEAMIDVSNEPSLRIASKIFDVPGVKTTDDESGTPALYFRKLIQVR, from the coding sequence ATGCCATCCATGGCCGACCCTATAGTAGTACTTCAAAAGTTGCAGCAAGCGCTAGATGACGGCATGCCAGTTGATTCGACTGACCTCGATTGGAAGTCATACCTAACGTTCCACGACGAGCAGCCCAGCGGAAGCCGATTCAGCTACGCGAAAGTTGTCGACCGCGAGGCGCAGGCTTTATCGATATTTGGAGTAGAAAAACCCGTGGATGGCCTTGAATGCTTCAGCGTAGGTTACGCCGTCAGTGAAAAGTGTCGTGGTCGAGGCCTAAGTGTGGAGGCGGTCGACAGGGGTCTCGTAGACCTAAAGAAGAAGTTCGGGGACAAGATGAGTTCTTTCTATCTGGAGGCGATGATCGACGTGAGCAACGAGCCTTCACTGAGGATCGCGTCGAAAATCTTTGATGTCCCGGGCGTAAAGACAACAGACGACGAATCCGGAACGCCAGCATTGTACTTTCGAAAACTCATCCAAGTTCGATAA
- a CDS encoding TraM recognition domain-containing protein encodes MSDRPIEQSDFYLIFGFIVVPGCLILYRIFFRGLNIGAEFMTKPYALKAVCVVIVLGILTAVYFALRRWNLHLEKIVHEVKFTEKQIYLGQSQNNDELYLSTAMRTRHTQVIGTTSSGKSESVILPWAIQDIQNRGGIIIVDGKADRSFLDKIYAYTVAAGRANDFRLFSLSNPKLSCTFNPLAVGSVQEVTERVFSSFQFENEYYESVQFRIFRELIAIIKEQNIVPTFAHLLVLLTNKEALATWIEASRNESLKETLNAFNALTPREKDEKVSGLVAKISHFCADEISPLFNSREPHLDLGQALKHGLICYFQLPTMYYQFLGASAGKLVLQCLQNAVAKRHNEGASSVQFTSVFLDDFQDYIYEGFEALLNKSRSANIGMVFSHQALGDLDKVSPAFRNIVTTNTNIKIVMRNNDPETAEFFASSFGTTSSSKETERVSRGIFGSKKTGELSVRAVEEFLFHPNLIKSELATGEAIVSIPHFERVETQRVKFTPFPDIKPKPLPAIPKGTLEHATFLKPPGRFDQTDVHRL; translated from the coding sequence GTGAGCGATCGGCCAATCGAGCAGAGCGACTTTTACTTGATCTTCGGATTCATTGTCGTACCCGGCTGTCTGATTCTTTATCGGATCTTTTTTCGCGGACTGAACATCGGCGCAGAGTTTATGACAAAACCATACGCTCTGAAAGCCGTGTGCGTCGTAATCGTCTTGGGCATTCTCACTGCGGTGTACTTCGCCCTTCGTAGATGGAATCTGCACCTGGAAAAGATCGTACACGAAGTCAAATTCACCGAAAAACAGATCTATCTTGGTCAATCACAGAACAATGATGAACTCTATCTATCGACCGCAATGCGCACCCGGCACACCCAAGTGATCGGCACGACCAGCAGCGGAAAATCGGAATCCGTGATACTTCCCTGGGCCATTCAAGACATTCAAAATCGTGGCGGAATCATCATCGTCGACGGAAAAGCGGATCGGTCGTTTCTAGACAAAATCTACGCCTATACCGTTGCTGCCGGACGTGCGAACGACTTCCGCCTATTTTCGCTTTCCAATCCCAAACTCTCTTGCACGTTCAATCCATTGGCTGTCGGAAGCGTTCAAGAAGTCACCGAACGAGTGTTCTCAAGCTTTCAATTCGAAAATGAGTACTATGAGAGCGTTCAGTTTCGCATATTCCGAGAATTGATTGCGATCATCAAAGAACAGAACATTGTGCCGACATTCGCCCATCTACTCGTGCTGCTGACGAACAAGGAAGCTCTGGCGACATGGATCGAAGCCAGCCGAAATGAATCACTAAAGGAAACTCTAAATGCGTTCAATGCCCTCACCCCGCGCGAGAAAGATGAAAAAGTCAGCGGCCTTGTGGCAAAGATCAGTCACTTCTGCGCCGATGAAATTTCTCCGCTCTTCAATTCACGCGAACCGCATTTAGACCTCGGTCAGGCACTCAAGCACGGCCTCATCTGCTATTTTCAGCTACCCACGATGTACTACCAGTTCTTGGGCGCATCAGCGGGGAAGTTAGTCCTGCAATGCCTTCAGAACGCGGTCGCGAAACGACACAACGAGGGCGCAAGTTCGGTTCAGTTTACTTCCGTTTTCCTCGACGACTTCCAGGATTATATCTACGAAGGATTTGAAGCGTTGCTGAACAAATCCCGCTCGGCGAATATCGGCATGGTCTTTTCGCATCAAGCTCTTGGTGATCTCGACAAAGTAAGTCCGGCGTTTCGAAACATCGTCACAACAAACACGAATATCAAAATCGTTATGCGTAACAATGACCCGGAGACGGCCGAGTTCTTTGCAAGCTCGTTCGGTACGACATCATCGTCAAAGGAAACAGAACGTGTCTCGCGAGGCATATTCGGATCAAAGAAAACCGGTGAGCTGTCTGTACGAGCTGTCGAGGAGTTTCTCTTCCACCCAAATCTCATCAAGTCCGAACTCGCCACGGGTGAAGCCATCGTTTCGATTCCGCATTTCGAAAGAGTCGAAACTCAGAGAGTAAAATTCACGCCGTTTCCGGATATCAAACCGAAACCACTCCCCGCGATTCCAAAAGGCACTCTCGAACACGCAACATTCCTGAAACCTCCAGGTCGATTCGATCAAACCGACGTTCATCGCCTCTAA
- a CDS encoding TrbI/VirB10 family protein codes for MSGYSANGSLSSHSNRELSASQVVKQQGGGLGFGLASGTTIAVRLLNRIVTSDSRNPVIAVVNTEASSPSGFSLAVGTKVLGNAQGEPGSERVQVNFHTLVFENGGEQAFNGVATMPDGSSGITGEYHSQMLKKEGGRFISKFIGGFADGFKDREKGTLMPFEPGNLKNAALSGISESASEQAKTYETDMKNVNPYVSVEPGTSFMIFLEKGMAL; via the coding sequence ATGTCGGGCTATTCAGCGAACGGAAGCCTCAGCTCACATTCAAATCGCGAGCTATCCGCAAGCCAAGTCGTAAAACAGCAAGGCGGAGGTCTCGGTTTTGGACTAGCGTCGGGAACTACGATTGCAGTCAGACTGCTCAATCGAATCGTGACATCCGATTCGCGCAATCCCGTAATTGCGGTCGTGAATACGGAAGCGTCATCTCCAAGCGGGTTTTCTCTAGCGGTCGGAACGAAGGTACTAGGAAACGCACAAGGCGAGCCAGGTTCTGAACGGGTTCAAGTCAACTTCCATACGCTAGTTTTTGAGAATGGTGGTGAGCAGGCATTCAACGGGGTTGCAACGATGCCAGACGGATCCAGTGGAATCACTGGTGAGTACCACTCGCAAATGCTGAAGAAAGAAGGCGGAAGATTCATTAGTAAGTTTATCGGAGGTTTCGCGGACGGCTTCAAAGACCGGGAGAAAGGAACCCTGATGCCTTTCGAACCCGGCAATCTGAAAAATGCCGCGCTCAGCGGAATTTCGGAGTCTGCTTCCGAGCAGGCGAAAACATATGAAACCGATATGAAGAACGTGAATCCGTACGTTTCGGTCGAACCCGGAACTTCGTTCATGATATTTCTCGAGAAGGGCATGGCCCTGTGA
- a CDS encoding TrbG/VirB9 family P-type conjugative transfer protein: MLISENEVAAVKVGIGFSTLLQFEARPSQVIVGDQDSFKVEYVGDAIAIKPLRSGVATNLFVVTQAGKFNFRVSAVRGLEPDYVLRIKRKSEDRPTGSTALQTRLSNSQLSKNGLTLRLKSVASTQSNSVLIYSFDVTSVDRQRIFEPGDFEIVQGGRSLSIESIYLDRIFLKRGERLNGMILIRRSAIGRGQKIGLKVSEGKNKQGIQLLTPNI, translated from the coding sequence TTGTTGATCTCAGAAAATGAAGTGGCTGCCGTCAAAGTCGGTATAGGATTCTCGACCCTATTGCAGTTCGAAGCTCGCCCCTCGCAAGTGATCGTCGGAGACCAAGACTCTTTCAAAGTCGAATACGTCGGCGACGCCATTGCGATTAAGCCTTTGAGGAGCGGAGTTGCGACAAATTTGTTTGTCGTAACCCAAGCCGGTAAGTTCAACTTTCGAGTTTCGGCCGTTCGCGGCCTCGAACCCGACTACGTTCTTAGAATTAAGCGAAAGAGCGAAGACCGACCCACGGGATCAACAGCATTGCAAACTAGGCTAAGCAATTCGCAGTTATCCAAGAACGGACTGACCCTACGCTTGAAATCCGTCGCGTCGACGCAATCCAATTCAGTTTTAATCTATTCGTTTGATGTGACGTCAGTCGACCGACAACGGATTTTCGAACCGGGCGACTTCGAAATAGTTCAGGGTGGCCGCTCGCTCTCAATCGAGAGCATCTATCTTGACCGAATATTTTTGAAACGCGGCGAGCGTCTAAACGGCATGATTTTGATTCGCCGAAGCGCCATCGGACGAGGCCAGAAAATCGGGCTGAAAGTTTCAGAGGGTAAGAACAAGCAAGGAATTCAGCTACTAACTCCGAACATTTGA
- a CDS encoding ATP-binding protein, translated as MKTSTNKMPSALSEFRVEHSLAHELPYWDFYDNKVLLSDGSLATALRLKGRAIETLDDDLINQINQDVRGFLNGLPDETELSFVVDVNADYKDMIDRHLGHATDGTDVGWVAQSRGSALKRSLRDLELVKTDLYLFIYLRPAATETNGNVSFWKKLVQPASEFQSITKAVFDNRMHSLEQTRLAITQSLAITGVDAVAMSQIETRELIYRFLNPRRARTLSVPLASDEHRKQEFLREELAVAPELSLPSPREQLVCADIIVDQDSFTLDGVFHRTLTLKTLPEFTHSALISKLLNLPFHCVLQCHVKVPAQSKELGLLQSKRRMAHSMSMSHGGRATDLESEAQLNSSEDLLRELLNTGQKILYAQISILLRAENRDELDLKSRAVLSKFRELNGSEAIVESVAGVPAWKTMLPCGATKMLRPKRVKTDNLSDLLPIYQEFSGDGIEPICLFRNRSGGLVAYDPFDSTLPNYNTLVTGSSGAGKSFLNNLVLLQYMTRKPKVYVVDIGGSYKKLCEFLGGQYVEIRPPNADQPSLAINPMLLPLGETKPSPQKIKFLLAMLENILSEPDVGKLPKLERSLLEECLIQVYDRQSGTPTLSDLAEILRNSQEDSLRAFAKILFSWTGERPYGRLLDRKDGLALNADFVVFDLKGLSAYPDLQSVMILIITDFILAQIETKDSLGRRKQILMDECWELLKSPASSGFMEYCVRTLRKAGAGITFITQGLDEIVASPIGGAILANTATKFILMQRGDLEPLRKILKLNEQELNLISSLRQQKGSYSEAFLIYNNNRTVIRAVPSPIEYWVATSDQTDNAKIDEVRIENPGRSIRSVVDEFASRFPYGYANSLTMQEVG; from the coding sequence TTGAAAACTTCGACCAATAAAATGCCGTCCGCTCTTTCAGAATTCCGCGTCGAACACTCGTTGGCTCATGAACTTCCATACTGGGATTTCTACGACAACAAAGTCCTTCTGTCGGACGGTTCGCTTGCCACCGCTTTGCGATTGAAGGGCCGCGCGATTGAGACGCTCGACGATGATTTGATCAACCAGATCAATCAGGATGTTCGAGGATTTCTCAATGGCCTACCTGACGAAACCGAGCTTTCGTTCGTGGTCGACGTGAATGCCGACTACAAGGACATGATCGACCGCCATCTCGGACATGCGACTGACGGAACTGACGTCGGCTGGGTCGCACAATCTCGCGGGTCGGCGCTGAAAAGATCACTTCGAGATCTTGAATTGGTCAAAACCGATCTTTATCTTTTCATCTACTTGCGCCCTGCCGCAACTGAAACAAATGGAAATGTTAGTTTCTGGAAAAAGCTAGTTCAACCCGCGAGTGAGTTTCAGAGCATCACGAAAGCTGTTTTCGACAACCGGATGCATTCGCTTGAACAAACACGTCTCGCAATCACTCAAAGCCTAGCAATCACAGGTGTCGACGCCGTCGCCATGTCGCAAATTGAAACCCGAGAATTGATCTATCGGTTTCTGAACCCGCGACGGGCAAGAACGCTTTCTGTGCCGTTGGCTTCAGACGAGCACCGCAAACAAGAGTTTTTGCGCGAAGAACTCGCGGTAGCGCCAGAACTTTCGCTCCCGAGCCCGCGAGAGCAACTTGTCTGCGCGGATATCATCGTCGATCAAGACTCATTTACTCTCGACGGGGTCTTCCACCGAACCTTAACGCTCAAGACGTTGCCTGAGTTTACCCACTCTGCACTGATCTCGAAGCTTCTCAATCTACCCTTTCATTGTGTTCTTCAATGCCACGTCAAAGTTCCCGCGCAATCGAAGGAACTTGGATTGCTACAATCGAAACGGCGAATGGCCCACTCGATGTCGATGTCTCATGGCGGACGAGCGACCGATCTCGAAAGCGAAGCGCAACTCAATTCTTCCGAGGACCTACTGCGTGAACTCCTCAACACCGGCCAGAAAATTCTGTATGCGCAAATTTCAATTCTGCTTCGAGCAGAAAACCGAGATGAACTTGACCTGAAGTCACGCGCGGTTCTTTCAAAGTTTCGAGAACTGAATGGCTCCGAAGCGATCGTCGAGTCAGTTGCAGGCGTGCCGGCTTGGAAGACGATGTTGCCGTGTGGAGCGACCAAAATGCTTCGTCCAAAAAGAGTAAAGACCGACAACCTCTCTGATCTGTTGCCGATTTATCAGGAATTCTCTGGAGACGGAATCGAACCCATCTGCCTCTTTCGGAATCGCTCTGGAGGACTCGTCGCCTACGATCCATTCGATAGCACGCTTCCCAATTACAATACCCTGGTCACTGGTTCGAGCGGTGCGGGGAAAAGCTTTCTTAACAATCTCGTTTTGCTTCAGTACATGACGCGTAAACCAAAGGTCTATGTTGTCGACATCGGTGGATCTTATAAAAAACTTTGTGAGTTCCTCGGTGGCCAGTACGTTGAAATCCGACCGCCGAATGCAGATCAGCCGTCACTCGCTATCAATCCGATGCTTCTTCCGCTTGGCGAGACGAAACCATCTCCGCAAAAGATTAAATTTTTGCTGGCGATGCTCGAAAATATTCTCTCCGAACCGGATGTCGGAAAACTGCCGAAGCTTGAAAGAAGCTTGCTCGAAGAATGCCTCATTCAAGTCTACGATCGACAGTCCGGCACACCGACACTTTCCGACCTCGCAGAAATTTTAAGGAATAGTCAGGAAGACTCGCTTCGGGCATTCGCCAAAATTCTCTTCTCTTGGACTGGCGAACGCCCGTACGGAAGATTGCTAGATCGAAAGGATGGGCTGGCCCTCAATGCCGACTTCGTCGTTTTCGACCTGAAGGGGCTATCAGCATATCCCGATCTTCAGTCAGTCATGATTTTGATCATCACTGATTTCATCCTCGCGCAGATCGAAACTAAAGATTCTCTCGGCCGTCGTAAACAGATTTTGATGGATGAATGCTGGGAACTTCTGAAGAGTCCGGCCTCGAGCGGATTTATGGAATACTGCGTTCGAACACTCAGAAAAGCCGGTGCGGGAATCACATTCATAACGCAAGGTTTGGACGAAATTGTCGCAAGTCCAATCGGCGGCGCAATCCTAGCAAACACAGCGACCAAATTTATATTGATGCAACGAGGAGATCTTGAGCCTTTGAGGAAAATTTTGAAGTTAAATGAACAAGAGTTGAATCTCATAAGTTCGCTGCGCCAGCAGAAGGGGTCATACTCGGAGGCGTTTCTCATATATAACAACAATCGAACGGTCATTCGCGCTGTGCCAAGTCCCATTGAATATTGGGTTGCGACGAGCGATCAAACTGACAATGCGAAAATCGATGAGGTCCGAATCGAGAATCCCGGCCGATCCATCAGAAGCGTTGTCGACGAGTTTGCCTCACGTTTTCCATATGGATATGCCAACAGTCTAACGATGCAGGAGGTCGGATGA
- a CDS encoding TrbC/VirB2 family protein yields the protein MICERKTLTTIGLVVLTVLLVTEPSFASFESSLIGIQTKLSNVVLPTLATIGLLFAGFSFMSGNPNARQHIIYAVIGCILGFGAQAIVDFISSSVR from the coding sequence ATGATTTGTGAGCGTAAGACTCTAACAACCATCGGGCTCGTTGTATTGACGGTCCTGCTGGTTACTGAGCCCAGCTTCGCGAGCTTTGAATCTTCCCTGATTGGTATCCAAACAAAACTATCGAACGTCGTGCTTCCAACGCTAGCGACGATCGGACTTTTATTCGCGGGTTTCAGCTTCATGAGCGGAAACCCCAATGCACGCCAACATATCATCTACGCGGTCATAGGCTGCATACTCGGATTCGGTGCGCAGGCCATTGTCGATTTCATTTCAAGTTCCGTTCGCTAA
- a CDS encoding sigma-70 family RNA polymerase sigma factor, whose translation MKRPKFSKPIEMSEQNFGLLKDALSLLSPKQRLIIYLRFWDNMTIQEIARYVGHSWDSTDAMIESAIHHTRVRIIQLSHAREEAELLQEFLPLAA comes from the coding sequence GTGAAACGTCCAAAATTCTCGAAGCCGATTGAAATGTCTGAACAGAACTTCGGTCTCTTGAAAGATGCCTTGTCTCTACTGAGTCCGAAGCAGCGTCTGATTATTTATCTGAGGTTCTGGGATAACATGACGATCCAAGAGATCGCCCGTTATGTCGGTCACTCTTGGGATTCAACAGACGCAATGATCGAATCGGCAATTCATCACACTCGAGTTCGAATCATTCAGCTGAGCCATGCACGTGAAGAGGCGGAACTTCTTCAAGAGTTTCTCCCACTCGCCGCTTAA
- a CDS encoding ArsR family transcriptional regulator — MKRQTKDALYEQFSRATKALSSPKRIEILELLGQSEKTVETIADQAHLGLKNASAQLKELRSALLVDSRRDGKYVYYRIANAAVASFLLGIRTFGETHFAEIQKIAADAFDESESMEPINRKHLLARARKGDVILLDVRPRDEYDHAHLPFAVSVPVSDLRNELKNLPKNKEIVAYCRGPYCFFAKEAVELLKKNGFKASRLKDSVHEWASNGLPVETQASV; from the coding sequence ATGAAGCGACAAACAAAAGACGCCCTCTATGAACAGTTTTCCCGCGCAACAAAGGCCCTCTCGAGTCCAAAGCGAATTGAAATACTTGAGCTGCTGGGGCAAAGCGAAAAGACCGTCGAAACAATCGCAGATCAGGCGCACCTCGGTCTCAAGAACGCGAGTGCGCAGCTCAAAGAGCTAAGGTCGGCACTTCTTGTCGATTCGCGCCGTGACGGAAAGTATGTTTATTATCGCATCGCGAATGCGGCGGTCGCGAGTTTTCTTCTTGGAATTCGGACTTTTGGTGAAACTCATTTTGCCGAGATCCAAAAAATTGCCGCCGACGCATTCGACGAGTCTGAATCGATGGAACCCATAAATCGCAAACATCTTTTGGCTCGGGCGAGAAAGGGCGACGTCATTCTCTTGGATGTAAGACCGAGAGACGAATACGACCACGCACATTTGCCGTTTGCGGTTTCTGTTCCGGTCTCTGATCTCCGAAATGAACTTAAAAACCTTCCGAAGAACAAAGAGATCGTTGCTTACTGTAGAGGTCCGTACTGTTTCTTCGCAAAAGAGGCCGTCGAGTTACTCAAGAAGAATGGCTTTAAAGCTTCGCGACTCAAGGACAGCGTTCACGAGTGGGCGTCAAACGGACTTCCTGTTGAAACCCAAGCGAGCGTGTAG
- a CDS encoding MFS transporter, with the protein MALKLRDSRTAFTSGRQTDFLLKPKRACSVGESSRFDFPKLGLRENWRQFSLLVVVNAFVGAMIGLERTILPQIAEKEFGLAVKSSILSFIVVFGFTKAFTNYFAGRWSDRFGRKKVLVLGWLFAIPVPFLLMWAPSWSWVLVANLFLGVSQGLTWSTTVIMKIDLVGSKQRGLAMGLNEFAGYFAVAVSALATGYVASFYGLRPEPFYLGVVFVAIGLLISIALVRETRHFVDHEARLGLAENGGGTKLMQKEIFAQTTWTNKNLSAVTQAGFVNNLNDGMAWGLFPMLFVSTGLGLDQVGWLAAIYPATWGLSQLWTGHLSDLHGRKGLIYWGMWVQAVGIAVTMFSSEFLGFAIGGVLLGVGTAMVYPTLLAVIGDVAAPSWRASSVGIYRFWRDSGYAVGAIISGVLADFFGMNIAIGFAAVATFLSGVIVAFRMTETLKKN; encoded by the coding sequence ATGGCTTTAAAGCTTCGCGACTCAAGGACAGCGTTCACGAGTGGGCGTCAAACGGACTTCCTGTTGAAACCCAAGCGAGCGTGTAGCGTGGGTGAGTCGTCGCGATTCGATTTCCCTAAGCTTGGCCTCCGCGAAAACTGGCGGCAATTTTCTCTGCTTGTCGTCGTAAATGCGTTTGTCGGAGCGATGATTGGACTCGAGCGAACGATACTTCCTCAAATCGCCGAAAAAGAATTCGGTCTTGCCGTCAAAAGCTCAATTCTTTCGTTCATCGTTGTTTTCGGTTTTACGAAAGCGTTCACGAACTACTTTGCAGGTCGGTGGTCTGACCGATTCGGCCGAAAAAAAGTTCTTGTACTGGGTTGGCTATTCGCGATTCCCGTTCCGTTTTTGTTGATGTGGGCGCCAAGCTGGAGCTGGGTTTTAGTTGCGAATTTGTTCCTTGGGGTCAGTCAGGGTCTTACTTGGTCGACGACGGTTATCATGAAGATTGACTTAGTCGGTTCGAAACAGCGTGGTCTCGCGATGGGTCTCAATGAATTTGCTGGCTACTTCGCGGTCGCTGTTTCGGCTCTCGCGACGGGTTACGTCGCCAGTTTCTATGGGCTTCGTCCCGAGCCGTTTTATCTCGGTGTTGTCTTTGTAGCGATCGGTCTTCTAATCAGCATCGCTCTGGTTCGTGAGACTAGGCACTTTGTCGATCACGAAGCCAGGTTGGGCTTGGCGGAAAACGGCGGCGGGACAAAGCTCATGCAGAAAGAAATCTTCGCGCAAACGACCTGGACCAATAAAAATCTATCTGCAGTCACACAGGCGGGTTTCGTCAACAATCTGAATGACGGAATGGCCTGGGGACTTTTTCCGATGCTGTTTGTTTCAACAGGACTTGGGCTCGATCAAGTAGGATGGCTTGCCGCTATTTACCCAGCGACGTGGGGTCTATCCCAGCTCTGGACCGGGCATCTTTCTGATTTGCACGGTCGCAAAGGGCTCATCTACTGGGGTATGTGGGTTCAGGCCGTCGGGATCGCAGTTACGATGTTCTCGAGTGAGTTTCTCGGCTTCGCAATCGGCGGAGTCTTACTCGGTGTTGGAACCGCAATGGTTTACCCAACTCTTCTTGCAGTCATTGGCGATGTCGCGGCTCCTAGTTGGAGAGCTTCGTCCGTCGGTATCTATAGATTTTGGCGAGATTCCGGCTATGCGGTCGGTGCGATTATTTCAGGTGTATTGGCCGACTTTTTCGGAATGAACATCGCCATTGGATTCGCCGCCGTTGCTACCTTTCTATCGGGTGTCATCGTCGCGTTTCGAATGACTGAAACGCTAAAGAAAAACTAG